A DNA window from Rossellomorea marisflavi contains the following coding sequences:
- a CDS encoding YcbK family protein — protein sequence MNALEASDGSTAHFNFSEFYSKDGSTFNGGNVGSTQVRENIRRLMYKLEALRKKLGNPPVTINSGFRSISHNRSVGGASNSQHTYGIAADINPSGKTPSQVAEVAKTCGFSGIIKYNTFLHVDSRAEYSYGAQTYYWA from the coding sequence TTGAACGCACTGGAAGCAAGTGACGGATCGACTGCTCACTTCAACTTCTCTGAATTTTATTCCAAGGACGGAAGCACCTTCAATGGAGGGAACGTCGGATCCACTCAGGTCAGGGAGAATATCCGCCGCCTTATGTACAAGCTGGAAGCACTTCGCAAAAAGCTCGGGAACCCTCCTGTCACCATCAACTCAGGCTTCCGCAGCATCAGTCATAACCGCAGTGTCGGCGGAGCGTCGAACTCACAGCACACCTACGGGATCGCAGCGGATATCAACCCTTCCGGAAAAACCCCTTCTCAGGTGGCGGAAGTGGCAAAAACATGCGGATTCAGCGGAATCATCAAATACAATACGTTCCTGCACGTCGACAGCCGCGCGGAATACTCATACGGCGCCCAAACCTACTACTGGGCTTAA
- a CDS encoding N-acetylmuramoyl-L-alanine amidase family protein, translating to MPIIVLDPGHGGSDPGAVGNGLQEKNLALTIGLKVKAYLESNYGADVRMTRSTDVFIELSQRSAFANGLGASYFVSLHHNAGGGTGFESFVYTGTRNTETGRRQDVVHAEIMKFYSQYGLRDRGKKEANFAVLRGTSMPAILLENLFIDSVNDTNLLKSASFIQGLSNAIGLGIAKALNL from the coding sequence ATGCCAATCATCGTACTAGATCCGGGACATGGCGGCTCTGATCCAGGAGCTGTCGGAAACGGTCTTCAGGAAAAGAATCTTGCCTTAACCATCGGACTGAAAGTGAAAGCCTACCTCGAATCCAATTACGGTGCCGATGTCCGCATGACCCGCTCCACGGACGTTTTTATTGAATTATCCCAGCGTTCCGCTTTTGCGAATGGGCTCGGCGCTTCCTATTTTGTTTCCCTTCACCATAATGCAGGTGGTGGAACAGGGTTCGAAAGCTTCGTCTATACCGGCACCAGAAATACAGAAACCGGTCGCAGGCAGGATGTCGTCCATGCCGAGATCATGAAATTTTATTCCCAATATGGCCTTCGTGATCGTGGCAAAAAAGAAGCTAACTTCGCCGTACTGCGTGGAACGTCCATGCCGGCGATCCTCCTCGAAAATCTATTCATTGACAGCGTGAATGACACGAACCTGTTAAAAAGTGCATCGTTCATTCAGGGATTATCAAATGCCATCGGTCTTGGCATTGCCAAAGCACTAAATCTGTAA
- a CDS encoding short-chain fatty acid transporter, with product MKKLTALSNRIMQRYLPDPFLFVIILTLFVFASGIIFTKSSPVDMVKYWGEGFWGLLAFSMQMVLVLVTGYVLASSPLFKRLLGYLASLAKSPGSAIIIVTLVSLAASWINWGFGLVIGALFAKELAKRVKGVDYRLLIASAYSGFVVWHGGFSGSIPLSIATAGHPFEDKMGVIPTSETMFAAFNIFIVVALFIILPIANRLLMPSKEDTVSVDPSLFNETAATAEVVDPTPAERLENSSILSVIISLLGIGFIVYYFINNGFALNLDIVNFLFLFLGILFHGTPKSYLDSVQEAIKGASGIVIQFPFYAGIMGMMGASGLAVLVSEVFVSIANDTTFYFFAFLSAGIVNFFVPSGGGQWAVQAPIMLDAAQALNASIPKTAMAVAWGDAWTNLIQPFWALPALAIAGLKAKDIMGFCVLILIVSGVVISIGLLIL from the coding sequence TTGAAGAAACTCACAGCCCTATCGAACCGAATTATGCAGCGCTATCTGCCAGATCCATTCTTATTCGTCATCATCCTTACCCTCTTTGTTTTTGCTTCCGGAATCATTTTTACAAAGAGTTCACCCGTCGACATGGTTAAATACTGGGGTGAAGGCTTCTGGGGGCTTCTTGCCTTTTCCATGCAAATGGTGCTTGTGCTCGTGACAGGTTATGTCCTTGCAAGCAGTCCCTTATTCAAACGACTGCTGGGCTATCTTGCTTCACTGGCAAAATCACCGGGGTCGGCCATCATCATCGTTACCCTCGTCTCTCTCGCAGCGAGCTGGATCAACTGGGGGTTCGGCCTGGTCATCGGCGCCCTGTTTGCAAAGGAATTGGCCAAACGGGTCAAAGGGGTTGATTACCGCCTCCTCATCGCAAGTGCATACTCCGGTTTCGTGGTATGGCATGGTGGATTTTCCGGTTCCATCCCTTTATCGATTGCGACAGCGGGCCATCCTTTCGAAGACAAGATGGGGGTGATCCCTACAAGTGAAACGATGTTTGCGGCCTTCAATATCTTTATTGTTGTCGCCCTCTTCATCATTCTTCCCATCGCCAACCGGCTGCTTATGCCTTCAAAGGAAGATACCGTTTCCGTTGATCCATCCTTGTTCAATGAAACTGCAGCCACCGCAGAAGTGGTCGACCCTACTCCCGCCGAACGGTTGGAGAACAGTTCGATCCTATCGGTCATCATATCCCTTCTCGGAATAGGGTTCATTGTTTACTATTTCATCAATAATGGGTTTGCGTTGAATTTGGATATCGTCAATTTCCTTTTCTTATTCCTCGGGATCCTCTTCCACGGAACCCCTAAAAGCTACCTTGATTCCGTGCAGGAAGCCATCAAAGGGGCAAGCGGCATCGTCATCCAGTTCCCGTTCTATGCGGGGATCATGGGAATGATGGGGGCTTCGGGATTGGCCGTACTCGTTTCCGAGGTCTTCGTGTCCATTGCAAATGACACAACCTTTTATTTCTTCGCCTTCCTGTCAGCAGGGATTGTGAATTTCTTCGTCCCGTCCGGCGGCGGCCAGTGGGCCGTACAGGCACCCATCATGCTTGATGCGGCACAGGCCCTCAATGCGTCGATTCCCAAGACGGCCATGGCTGTGGCGTGGGGGGATGCCTGGACGAACCTCATCCAGCCGTTCTGGGCCCTGCCGGCTCTCGCCATCGCCGGTCTCAAGGCCAAGGATATCATGGGCTTTTGCGTTCTGATCCTGATCGTGAGCGGTGTCGTCATTTCCATCGGACTCCTGATATTATAA
- a CDS encoding YjiH family protein, which yields MNPQQRFTLGQQLRFIIPSLLGILLFIVPLPVDGEVTIPIAVLSNGLLDAIGPVIPYVMTILIALTIIGTFITKALKPAVIMDSPFFKTLFNVTPVWFVIRIVGGIYAVMTLFKLGPEWIWSEDTGGLLLSSDGLISILFCVFLFAGLLLPLLLNFGLLEFFGSILTKVMRPIFNLPGRSSIDCLASWLGDGTIGVLLTSKQYEEGFYTKREAAVIGTTFSVVSITFCLVVISTVNLSEFFFPFYLTVTFSGLVAAIILPRIPPLSRKPDTYFNDQEGKDTAETIPDGYTRAGYGYEQAVLQAKKNNSVSKFITDGMKNVLDMWMGVAPIVMAIGTTALIVAENTKFFEWIGIPFIPVLDLLQIPEAAEASKTILVGFADMFLPTIFGAGIESDMTRFIIACLSVTQLIYLSEVGGLLLGSKIPVSFWDLVVIFLQRTILTLLIIVGIAHLLF from the coding sequence ATGAATCCGCAACAACGCTTTACACTTGGACAACAGCTACGTTTTATCATTCCCTCTTTGTTGGGAATTTTATTATTTATAGTTCCTTTACCTGTCGACGGTGAAGTGACGATCCCGATTGCCGTTCTATCGAATGGACTGCTGGATGCGATCGGCCCCGTGATTCCTTATGTCATGACCATCCTGATCGCCTTGACGATCATCGGCACGTTCATCACCAAGGCTTTAAAACCGGCGGTCATCATGGACTCACCGTTTTTCAAGACGCTGTTTAATGTTACGCCCGTCTGGTTCGTCATCAGGATCGTCGGCGGTATCTACGCTGTCATGACCCTTTTTAAGTTAGGGCCGGAGTGGATATGGTCAGAAGACACAGGGGGACTGCTCCTGAGCTCGGATGGGCTGATTTCCATCCTGTTCTGCGTCTTTTTATTCGCCGGACTCCTTCTTCCCTTACTGCTGAATTTTGGTCTTCTTGAGTTTTTCGGTTCCATCCTGACGAAGGTCATGAGGCCGATCTTCAATCTGCCAGGTCGATCCTCCATCGACTGTCTGGCTTCGTGGCTGGGCGATGGGACCATCGGGGTCCTGTTGACAAGCAAGCAGTATGAGGAGGGCTTTTATACGAAGAGGGAAGCAGCGGTCATCGGGACAACGTTTTCCGTTGTATCCATCACCTTCTGTCTGGTTGTCATTTCGACGGTCAACCTGAGTGAATTCTTCTTCCCCTTCTATCTGACTGTGACGTTCTCCGGCCTTGTTGCGGCAATTATCCTGCCGCGGATCCCTCCACTGTCCCGCAAGCCTGATACGTATTTCAATGATCAGGAAGGGAAGGATACAGCAGAGACCATTCCTGACGGATATACCCGTGCAGGCTATGGCTATGAACAGGCTGTCCTTCAGGCAAAGAAGAACAACAGTGTGTCAAAATTCATCACAGACGGCATGAAGAACGTACTTGATATGTGGATGGGCGTAGCCCCGATCGTCATGGCGATCGGGACGACGGCACTCATCGTCGCGGAGAACACGAAGTTCTTCGAATGGATTGGTATCCCCTTCATCCCGGTACTCGACCTCCTTCAGATTCCTGAAGCAGCAGAGGCTTCAAAAACGATCCTGGTCGGTTTTGCGGATATGTTCCTCCCTACCATTTTCGGTGCCGGCATCGAGAGCGATATGACCCGGTTCATCATCGCCTGCCTGTCCGTCACTCAGCTGATCTACCTGTCAGAAGTCGGGGGACTGCTCCTCGGATCAAAAATCCCTGTATCCTTCTGGGATCTGGTGGTCATCTTCCTTCAACGGACGATTTTGACTCTACTCATCATCGTCGGGATTGCCCATCTCTTATTCTGA
- a CDS encoding SDR family NAD(P)-dependent oxidoreductase has product MTIFHNQALQNQHILITGATGGIGHETAIAAIEAGANVTVTGRNEDKLAKLKESVQSPHNLHVFPADLTKQDDRKQLISHAIEAFGPITGLVNSAGIGGGDLVEKLSDEDMRTIMELNYFSLVSITQDVYRGMKEHGEGSIVNLSSLSGLRGTHGNSAYSASKFAVTGFTQAFAHEAIEHGVRVNAVCPGYVDTEMGQKAIASKGKRENRTYEEQLEVAKSGIPSNRLTSPREVANVILFLLSDAAFNVVGESMKISGGSVMR; this is encoded by the coding sequence ATGACCATCTTTCACAACCAAGCACTGCAAAACCAGCACATCCTCATAACCGGTGCCACAGGAGGCATCGGTCACGAAACGGCCATCGCCGCCATAGAGGCAGGAGCGAACGTCACCGTAACCGGGCGGAACGAAGACAAACTTGCCAAACTCAAAGAATCCGTCCAGTCCCCCCATAATCTCCACGTCTTCCCCGCAGACCTGACCAAACAGGACGACCGGAAGCAGCTCATCTCCCATGCAATTGAAGCGTTCGGTCCCATTACTGGACTGGTCAACTCTGCCGGCATCGGGGGCGGCGACCTTGTTGAGAAACTCTCCGATGAAGACATGCGCACCATCATGGAGCTTAACTACTTTTCCCTCGTCTCTATCACCCAGGACGTGTATCGAGGTATGAAGGAACATGGAGAAGGATCCATCGTCAATCTATCGTCCCTTTCCGGCTTACGGGGAACACATGGAAACAGCGCCTACAGCGCCTCCAAATTCGCTGTCACTGGCTTCACCCAGGCATTCGCCCATGAAGCCATCGAGCACGGCGTGAGGGTCAATGCGGTGTGTCCTGGCTATGTCGACACCGAGATGGGACAAAAAGCCATCGCCTCAAAAGGCAAACGGGAAAACCGCACATATGAAGAGCAGCTGGAAGTCGCAAAGTCTGGAATTCCATCCAACCGGCTGACTTCTCCCCGCGAGGTGGCGAACGTCATCCTTTTCCTGCTGAGCGACGCCGCCTTCAATGTGGTAGGCGAGTCCATGAAGATCTCAGGTGGAAGCGTCATGAGATGA
- a CDS encoding YvrJ family protein: MDYSVFVQLLGNFGFPIAVTLFLLVKLEKKLEQLEQAIQALSQTFSKEDRQ; this comes from the coding sequence ATGGATTATTCTGTGTTCGTCCAATTGCTCGGTAACTTCGGATTTCCGATCGCCGTCACCCTTTTCCTGCTTGTTAAATTGGAGAAGAAGCTCGAGCAGTTGGAGCAGGCCATTCAGGCCCTGTCCCAGACTTTCTCCAAAGAAGACAGGCAGTAA
- the sda gene encoding sporulation histidine kinase inhibitor Sda encodes MQSLTLLTEEQLTNAHRMAQKEGLEEEFIEMLEVELLRRRENEM; translated from the coding sequence ATGCAATCACTAACATTACTTACTGAAGAGCAATTAACCAATGCCCACCGAATGGCACAAAAAGAAGGACTGGAAGAAGAGTTCATCGAGATGTTGGAAGTGGAGCTGTTGAGAAGAAGAGAGAATGAAATGTAA
- a CDS encoding Cof-type HAD-IIB family hydrolase, which yields MITSIASDMDGTLLNEKQEISEGNKEAILKAQQAGIEVIVATGRSYEEASYVVKDAGIDCDIICANGAEVRDADGEIVYQAGIEDERSREIAAKLNKLGIYFEVYTNQGTYTEEYEKGIDLIIDIFKTSNPDVSEEQVRQAAKERYDEGLINVVEDYEVLFKDPEHLVFKFLVFSKDGDKLQQAQSVLAELEDLAVSSSGKNNLEINSIDAQKGVALEKVLSSKGLNVKDAMAVGDNLNDLSMMKVVGRPVAMGNALPEVKEFCSHVTETNREDGVAKAILEAMEQSEED from the coding sequence ATGATTACAAGCATAGCAAGTGATATGGATGGAACATTATTGAACGAAAAACAAGAAATCAGCGAAGGGAACAAAGAGGCGATCCTGAAAGCCCAACAAGCTGGTATCGAAGTGATTGTGGCAACGGGTCGCTCCTACGAAGAAGCCTCCTATGTGGTGAAGGATGCAGGAATCGACTGCGATATCATCTGTGCCAATGGAGCAGAGGTCAGGGATGCCGATGGTGAAATCGTCTATCAGGCAGGCATAGAGGATGAGCGTTCGAGGGAAATTGCGGCGAAGCTGAACAAGCTGGGTATCTACTTCGAGGTGTATACAAATCAGGGGACCTACACGGAAGAGTATGAGAAGGGGATCGATCTCATTATCGACATCTTCAAAACGTCGAATCCCGACGTATCAGAAGAACAGGTGAGGCAGGCAGCCAAAGAACGGTACGACGAAGGCCTCATCAATGTCGTGGAGGATTATGAAGTCCTTTTCAAAGATCCGGAGCACCTTGTCTTTAAATTCCTCGTATTCTCAAAGGACGGGGATAAACTTCAGCAGGCCCAATCTGTCTTGGCAGAACTGGAGGATCTTGCTGTCAGCTCTTCGGGTAAGAACAACCTTGAGATCAATAGCATCGACGCACAAAAAGGGGTGGCCCTTGAAAAAGTTTTATCATCAAAAGGGTTGAATGTGAAAGACGCTATGGCCGTAGGGGATAACTTGAACGACCTCTCCATGATGAAAGTCGTCGGCAGGCCGGTCGCCATGGGAAATGCCCTTCCTGAAGTAAAGGAATTCTGCTCCCATGTGACGGAAACGAATCGTGAAGACGGCGTGGCAAAAGCAATCTTGGAAGCGATGGAGCAGTCGGAAGAGGATTGA
- a CDS encoding PQQ-dependent sugar dehydrogenase has translation MKHPFIWIIFSLVLIAGCADQEEKQQEEHASVEKPSVEYEVVADALSIPWSIDQDGETLYVTERTGSIVEVQDGKKVKKDVSLEKPLSDNPEAGLLGFVLHPDFSQNQQAYAYYTYDDEGSPYNRVVLLQRQDGSWIEKSVLLDRIPSGQFHHGGRLKIGPDEKLYITTGDATNDEKAQDPEYLGGKILRMNLDGSIPGDNPSDSYLYSYGHRNPQGLAWDGETLYATEHGPKGYDEVNQIEKGANYGWPEVTGDEEKKGTIPPLVHSGEPSWAPSGADFSKGKLLFATLAGQSIKQFDPVTKEVTDLLDGFGRIRDVHIDGETLYFTTNNTDGRGIPREQDDKLYKVDLTAIEGKQ, from the coding sequence ATGAAACATCCATTCATATGGATCATCTTCAGCTTGGTCCTGATCGCGGGTTGTGCCGATCAGGAGGAAAAACAGCAGGAAGAACATGCATCAGTAGAAAAACCAAGCGTTGAATATGAAGTCGTAGCCGATGCGCTCTCCATTCCCTGGTCCATCGACCAAGACGGAGAGACGCTATATGTAACCGAGAGGACAGGTTCCATTGTAGAAGTACAGGACGGGAAGAAAGTGAAAAAGGACGTTTCCCTGGAAAAGCCGTTATCGGACAACCCGGAAGCTGGCCTGTTGGGTTTTGTCCTTCATCCGGACTTCTCTCAAAACCAGCAAGCGTATGCCTATTACACCTATGACGATGAAGGCTCCCCCTATAACAGGGTCGTCCTTCTTCAAAGACAGGACGGATCCTGGATAGAGAAGAGCGTCCTTTTGGACCGGATTCCGAGCGGCCAGTTCCATCACGGAGGACGCCTTAAAATCGGACCCGATGAGAAGCTTTACATCACCACAGGGGATGCCACAAATGATGAGAAGGCTCAGGATCCCGAATACCTTGGCGGAAAGATCCTGAGGATGAACCTTGACGGAAGCATCCCGGGCGACAATCCTTCCGATAGCTATCTATACAGTTACGGACACCGAAATCCTCAGGGTCTTGCATGGGATGGGGAGACCCTCTATGCAACGGAGCATGGCCCGAAAGGTTATGATGAAGTCAATCAGATTGAAAAAGGGGCCAACTACGGCTGGCCAGAGGTAACGGGTGACGAAGAAAAGAAAGGCACCATTCCTCCTCTTGTTCATTCAGGAGAACCATCCTGGGCCCCATCAGGAGCCGATTTCAGTAAAGGGAAACTGCTGTTTGCAACCCTCGCAGGACAGAGCATCAAGCAGTTCGACCCGGTCACCAAAGAGGTCACCGACCTGCTGGATGGATTCGGCCGCATCCGGGATGTCCATATAGATGGGGAAACCCTCTACTTCACAACGAATAACACGGACGGAAGGGGCATCCCGCGCGAGCAGGATGACAAACTGTATAAAGTGGACCTTACCGCCATTGAAGGAAAGCAATAG
- a CDS encoding sigma factor-like helix-turn-helix DNA-binding protein has translation MDTLMTRFYEHYPHLKHNKAVDTFISKQENRSLIEQFLKEPNAEREHELNEAFKSHYFDIRFTAYVSSSLYFHSVNFDKKHRTYSERHPLTLDKKADQGDGQAFIDLVPDQSDSLSPFMNFSTLAECLEDDDLLAGYRTLTERQQRILDLAYVLEWSDTEIARSMGVSQQAISKSHRKALNALRTLLQKKE, from the coding sequence ATGGACACATTGATGACCCGGTTTTACGAGCATTATCCCCATCTGAAGCATAACAAAGCGGTCGATACGTTTATCAGCAAGCAGGAAAACAGATCATTGATCGAACAGTTCCTAAAGGAGCCGAACGCCGAACGGGAACACGAATTGAACGAAGCATTCAAGTCCCATTATTTTGATATCCGTTTTACGGCCTATGTGAGTTCTTCCCTTTATTTCCATAGTGTGAATTTTGATAAGAAGCATCGGACGTATTCCGAGAGGCACCCACTCACTCTCGACAAGAAAGCTGATCAGGGGGACGGGCAGGCGTTCATTGATCTTGTTCCGGATCAATCGGACAGCCTGTCGCCGTTCATGAATTTCTCGACACTGGCAGAATGTCTGGAGGACGATGATCTTCTGGCAGGCTACAGGACCCTTACTGAGAGACAACAAAGGATCCTTGACCTTGCTTACGTCCTGGAATGGAGCGATACCGAAATTGCGAGGAGCATGGGGGTATCCCAGCAGGCCATATCCAAGAGCCATCGAAAGGCATTGAATGCATTACGTACCCTATTACAGAAGAAGGAGTAG